A single Streptomyces sp. Edi2 DNA region contains:
- a CDS encoding GNAT family N-acetyltransferase, whose translation MTSTFPDISISTDRLVLRPFEEADVPSLTAMMNDELVAAWTAIPQPYTEAAARTWTTENAPAERTSGHGIDFAVTEFLTQRLVGVIQLRHTDWRIRSSEISYVVASWARGEGYASEASLAVAHWLFHDQKFERIELRTAAGNTASQQVAQKIGCISEGVLRNAFIVRSRTEDGGWTDIRTDLIVWSLLPEDLDAIPGGPAEENAFSYPEWN comes from the coding sequence ATGACATCCACCTTTCCGGACATCTCCATCAGCACGGACCGGTTGGTGCTGCGCCCCTTCGAAGAGGCCGACGTGCCGTCCCTCACCGCCATGATGAACGACGAGCTGGTCGCCGCCTGGACCGCGATACCCCAGCCGTACACCGAGGCCGCCGCGCGCACCTGGACCACCGAGAACGCCCCCGCCGAACGGACCTCGGGCCACGGCATCGACTTCGCGGTCACCGAATTCCTCACCCAGCGCCTGGTCGGCGTGATCCAGCTGCGCCACACCGACTGGCGGATCCGCTCCAGCGAGATCAGCTACGTCGTCGCCTCCTGGGCCCGCGGCGAGGGGTATGCCTCCGAGGCCTCGCTCGCCGTCGCCCACTGGCTCTTCCACGACCAGAAATTCGAACGCATCGAATTGCGCACCGCTGCCGGCAACACCGCCTCCCAGCAGGTCGCCCAGAAGATCGGCTGCATCAGCGAGGGCGTGCTGCGCAACGCCTTCATCGTCCGCAGCCGCACCGAGGACGGCGGTTGGACGGACATCCGCACCGATCTGATCGTGTGGAGCCTGCTGCCCGAGGACCTGGACGCGATCCCGGGCGGGCCTGCGGAGGAGAACGCATTTTCCTACCCCGAGTGGAACTGA
- a CDS encoding MetQ/NlpA family ABC transporter substrate-binding protein — MRNTVKISVAVAAASAVALGASACSAPSDTTASTGKGDKNAPLVVAASPTPHGAILDFVKNKLAAKAGLKLVVKPFNDYKIPNKVTDDGQVDANFFQHKPFLDTFNKENGTHIVPVQNVLIEPLGVYSKKIDKLSQLKSGSTVSVPNDPSNEGRALKLLADNGVITLKPGVGSDAKLTDVKDDKGIKITELEAAQTAPRIDDVDAAIINGNFAIGAHLKPSTDALALEKAKGNPYANFLAVKKGNESDPRIKKLAKLLNSPEVKKFIEDKYKDGSVIPAFGPAKS; from the coding sequence GTGCGCAACACCGTCAAGATCTCCGTCGCCGTAGCCGCCGCCTCCGCCGTCGCCCTCGGCGCGAGCGCCTGCTCGGCCCCCTCCGACACCACCGCGAGCACCGGCAAGGGCGACAAGAACGCCCCCCTCGTCGTCGCCGCGAGCCCCACTCCGCACGGCGCCATTCTCGACTTCGTCAAGAACAAGCTGGCGGCGAAGGCGGGCCTCAAGCTGGTCGTCAAGCCGTTCAACGACTACAAGATCCCCAACAAGGTCACCGACGACGGCCAGGTCGACGCCAACTTCTTCCAGCACAAGCCGTTCCTCGACACCTTCAACAAGGAGAACGGCACGCACATCGTGCCCGTCCAGAACGTGCTCATCGAGCCGCTGGGGGTCTACTCCAAGAAGATCGACAAGCTGTCCCAGCTCAAGTCCGGCAGCACCGTCTCGGTCCCCAACGACCCCTCCAACGAGGGCCGGGCGCTCAAGCTGCTCGCCGACAACGGGGTGATCACCCTCAAGCCCGGCGTCGGCTCCGACGCCAAGCTGACCGACGTCAAGGACGACAAGGGCATCAAGATCACCGAGCTGGAGGCCGCCCAGACCGCGCCGCGCATCGACGACGTCGACGCCGCGATCATCAACGGCAACTTCGCCATCGGCGCCCACCTCAAGCCCTCCACCGACGCGCTCGCCCTGGAGAAGGCGAAGGGCAACCCCTACGCCAACTTCCTCGCCGTCAAGAAGGGCAACGAGAGCGACCCGCGGATCAAGAAGCTGGCCAAGCTCCTGAACTCGCCCGAGGTCAAGAAGTTCATCGAGGACAAGTACAAGGACGGCTCGGTCATCCCGGCCTTCGGCCCCGCCAAGAGCTGA
- a CDS encoding methionine ABC transporter permease yields the protein MTWTEMQPLLYDNTLDTLFMVWWSTFYAVLIGIPVGVLLHLTQRGAILQNVVVNKVLGGIANIGRSFPFLILIVVLIPFTRLLVGVSIGPTGAVVPLALAAIPFFARLVEAALREVDGGLVEAAHAMGGGTWTIIFKVLLPQALPALIAGVTTLVIQLIGYSAIAGAVGGGGLGNLAYTYGYQQYETSLMIATVVELIVLVSLVQLLGDLVVRRLAERGTRTSFLRVGLRRARAEEPAAVTEAA from the coding sequence GTGACCTGGACCGAGATGCAGCCGCTGCTGTACGACAACACCCTCGACACCCTCTTCATGGTGTGGTGGTCGACGTTCTACGCGGTGCTCATCGGCATCCCCGTCGGTGTGCTGCTGCACCTGACCCAGCGGGGCGCCATCCTGCAGAACGTCGTGGTCAACAAGGTGCTCGGCGGGATCGCGAACATCGGGCGGTCCTTCCCGTTCCTGATCCTGATCGTGGTGCTGATCCCGTTCACCCGCCTCCTGGTCGGCGTCTCGATCGGCCCGACCGGCGCGGTGGTCCCGCTGGCCCTCGCCGCCATCCCGTTCTTCGCCCGGCTGGTGGAGGCCGCACTGCGTGAGGTCGACGGCGGCCTGGTCGAGGCCGCCCACGCCATGGGCGGCGGCACCTGGACCATCATCTTCAAGGTGCTCCTCCCGCAGGCGCTGCCCGCGCTGATCGCGGGCGTCACCACGCTCGTCATCCAGCTGATCGGCTACTCCGCGATCGCCGGTGCGGTCGGCGGCGGCGGCCTGGGCAACCTCGCCTATACCTACGGCTACCAGCAGTACGAGACCTCACTGATGATCGCCACCGTGGTGGAGCTGATCGTCCTGGTCTCCCTCGTCCAGCTGCTCGGTGACCTCGTCGTCCGCCGGCTCGCCGAGCGCGGCACCCGTACCTCCTTCCTGCGGGTCGGCCTGCGCCGCGCCCGTGCCGAGGAACCGGCCGCGGTTACCGAGGCCGCCTGA
- a CDS encoding ATP-binding cassette domain-containing protein, protein MITTTGLTKVYRSGDREVTALDGVDLHVREGEVYGVIGQSGAGKSTLIRCLNLLERPTSGTVTVAGQELTSIAGRGKRAGAQLRAARSHIGMVFQHFNLLSSRTVQDNVELPLEILKVDRRERSRKALELLDLVGLADKAKAYPAQLSGGQKQRVGIARALAGDPKVLLSDEATSALDPETTRSILQLLRDLNRKLGLTIVLITHEMDVVKTICDSAALMKNGRVIEQGTVAELLATPGSELARELFPVGGEPSADDRTVVDVTFHGSAATRPVISELSRTYNVDISILGAAMDTVGGKQVGRMRIELPGRFEENVVPIGFLREQGLQVDVADVAGQAVDDALSVVAAGATLEKEGAK, encoded by the coding sequence GTGATCACCACAACGGGCCTGACCAAGGTCTACCGTTCAGGAGACCGCGAAGTCACCGCCCTGGACGGCGTCGATCTGCACGTCCGCGAGGGCGAGGTGTACGGCGTCATCGGCCAGAGCGGCGCCGGAAAATCCACCCTCATCCGCTGCCTCAACCTCCTGGAGCGCCCCACCTCCGGCACGGTCACCGTCGCCGGCCAGGAGCTGACGTCCATCGCCGGGCGCGGCAAGCGCGCCGGCGCCCAGCTGCGTGCCGCCCGCAGCCACATCGGCATGGTCTTCCAGCACTTCAACCTGCTGTCCTCGCGCACCGTGCAGGACAACGTCGAGCTGCCGCTGGAGATCCTCAAGGTCGACCGCCGTGAGCGCTCCCGCAAGGCGCTGGAGCTGCTGGACCTCGTCGGCCTCGCCGACAAGGCCAAGGCCTACCCCGCCCAGCTCTCCGGCGGCCAGAAGCAGCGCGTGGGCATCGCCCGCGCGCTGGCCGGCGACCCCAAGGTGCTGCTCTCCGACGAGGCCACCAGCGCCCTGGACCCGGAGACCACCCGCTCCATCCTCCAGCTGCTGCGTGACCTCAACCGCAAGCTGGGCCTGACCATCGTGCTCATCACGCACGAGATGGACGTCGTCAAGACGATCTGCGACTCGGCCGCGCTGATGAAGAACGGCCGGGTGATCGAGCAGGGCACCGTCGCCGAGCTGCTGGCCACCCCCGGCTCCGAGCTGGCCAGGGAGCTGTTCCCGGTCGGCGGCGAACCGTCGGCCGACGACCGCACCGTCGTCGACGTCACCTTCCACGGCTCGGCCGCCACCCGCCCGGTGATCTCCGAGCTGTCGCGCACCTACAACGTCGACATCTCGATCCTCGGCGCCGCCATGGACACCGTCGGCGGCAAGCAGGTCGGCCGGATGCGCATCGAGCTGCCCGGCCGCTTCGAGGAGAACGTCGTGCCCATCGGCTTCCTGCGCGAGCAGGGGCTCCAGGTGGACGTGGCGGATGTTGCGGGCCAGGCGGTCGATGACGCGCTGAGCGTCGTCGCGGCCGGCGCCACGCTGGAGAAGGAAGGTGCCAAGTGA